The nucleotide window CACTTACAAGTGCGAGGATCCACGTCTACAGGGAAACAACCTTTTGTTCAATCACTCCAAAGGGTGATCTGCCATCGGCCGTTCGCCCCTCCATCCGGATGCTATCGCCGAAGGTCATGAACGGTGTCGAAGCCTCTCCTTCAGCAATGATCTCGATGGCCCGCCGTTCGGAAATGCAACTGGATCCGACTTCCGCATAATTCCTGTTGGAAACGGTTCCCGAGCCAATGATCGTTCCGGCGACGAGGTCTCGCGTCGCTGCAGCATGGGCGACCAGTTCATGGAAACCGAAGTCCATGGCCCTGCCATTAGCGGCGCCAAATCTCTTCCCATTCCAGTCTATTTCCAGATCAAGACATACACGGCCATCGCGCCATCCTTCACCCAATTCATCAGGTGTCACGGCAAAAGGAGCCATGGAACAGGCAGGTTTTGCTTGCACCCAGCCAAAGCCGGTCTTCATTTCGATTGGTGCGATGGCGCGCAATGACCAGTCATTAATCTGCACGACCAGCTTGATGTGATCAAGCGCCTCCCTGGCGCTCGTGCCCATTGGCACGAAGTCGACGATGACACCAAACTCACCTTCGAAATCGATGCCATGTGCCATATCAAGGAAGGGAATGTCGTCGCAGGGGCCATAGAACCGGTCTGACATGCCTTGATACATCAGGGGCCGGTCGCTTTCGATCGGGGGAAGCTTGAACGCGATCTGCATCAGTTCACCGTGTGTCGAAAAGGCTGAACCATCCAGCCATTGCCAGCTTCGCGGTAACGGAGCAGAAATACCGGTGGCGGGAAGGGGCTGACCTTCTCCTGCATCCAGCTGTTCTGCCAGTTTTGACAGATCCGCACGTAAGTTTTCCCAGTCAGAAATAGCCTCAAGCAGGCTGGGGGCAACCGATTGCGCATCTATCATGCGTTTGCCATCAGCAGAAACCAGCGCGAGAGCGCCGTCTGGTGAATCGTCCTTATACGTAAATAATCTCATCGTCTGATATCCTCATTGAATTTGCCGCCTGACGGTAAGTGATTGTGTGCGCCTACCCACAACTATATTTTCTACATATTTCCTGTCACGTGTAATCTGTTGGGTCGGGAGGGGTAAACAGGAGTCCCCGTTCTTTTAAATGGTCCTCTGCGGCACGTTCTTTTTTTAGTGCCTGTCGTACGGCAGGGCGGTTTTGCATCTGTGCGGCGTGGCGCTCGAAATTTGGATAACGTTCCGTGTTATAGCGAGCACCTGACACACGAAAAAATACCCAGTTTAAATAAGCATCCAGCACGCTCCACTGGTCCCCGTACCACCACTGATTATTGGACAGTCTCTTGTCAATTAACGCAAAGTTATCGTCCATCGCCTGACACCCTTTTTCCCAGACGGCGCGGGCATTTTCCGGTCCGGCGAATATTGGCGACATGCGAATACGTGTGACAATCGGGTGCAGGGTTGATGCACAAAAGCTGAGATCGGCGAGCTGTATGCTGCGCTCAATGGCATTGCGGGCTTCAGGTAACAATTTTGCTTCCGGAAAACGGTCAGCAAGATACGTCAGTATGGCAATATTTTCTGTCAGCAATGCCCCTTCAATGGCAAGAGCCGGTACCTTTCCCTTGGGGTTGAGCGCAAGAAATTCCGGTTTCCTGTGTTCACCTGCCATAAAGGCGATTGTATGGAGTTGAAACTTTACCCCTGTTTCCTCGAGGGCTATGAGAGACACACGGGCGCAGGTGCCGGGCGCAAAATATATGGTTGTTTCGGACATAGGCACTTCCTTTATTTATATTGTGAACCTGTGCTCTGACCATTCATGACATTATCGACAAGAGTGGAGACAGAAACATCATCCTGAAAGCCGAGAATTTTTGATTTCTGCGCGTTGAGCGGCGGATGGGAACCGAACAGCCGGCGGGTATTTGTGTCTTCTTTATAGGTAATCTTGTCTGCATTTCCGTATTTCGCGGCCTCGCATGCCAGCTGGCTTAAAGAGGTATGAACCGCTGACAGGGTTATCGCGTCGTTCTCCGTGAAATCGGATAGCAGGGCATGTGCAAGGTTAAGCGCGCAAATTTTCGACGACATCAGCCAGCTTGTGGCTTCCGGTGCGACTGGAACGACATAGTTTTCGCCAGCACGAACGGCATGAAATATATCACTTAGAAAGGCGGAACCGAATCCTTCTGCGGATGGCGGACGTGCCACGATACCGGGCAGGCGGACAGCGACACCTTTTATTACGTTCCGGCGGATTGCATCTGAGAATGCCAGTTCCACCATGCGTTTATGTGTTCCGTAAACCGACGTCGGCTGCGGTGCAGTCGTATCGTCAACCAGATCTGGAAAGCAATTTCCATATACGGCAATTGAACTGGCGTAAACCAGGCGGCGACCATTCATGCGAGCGAACATATCTAGCGGCAAGTCGAGATTGACCTGCTGCGAAAGATCCGGGTTCTCCTCTGCAGCAGCGCCGGGAAGTGCTGCCAGGTGAAGTAGCCTGTCCACACCCTCAAGCGCTTTTTCAAGTGCACCTTTTTGTATCAGGTCAATTTCGAGGTACTCAAATCCTGGAACCTGCTTATTCCGGATCTGGTTCAGATTGCTGTCTATCAGGCGCACTTCGCCCGTGAAGTTGTTTGCGCCAATATGGTCGGCAACGGCACGCCCGATAAAACCTGCTGCACCGGTGATCGCCAGCCGCATTTCAGGACTGCAAGGTTTCGTCGAATTTCCCATCGATAAGGATGAAGACAATCCGGCAGTTCTTGTCCGAGCGATTTGCCCAGCCATGGTTGGTCCCTCGCTGAACAACGATATCGCCGGTACGGACAGTCGTTTCCCCTTCATCCATAATCAGCACGAGTTCACCTTCGAGTACAATGCCATAATCAATTGTCTCGGTCCGGTGCATGAAGGCGTGACGCGACCCTTCTCCACTATGGGAAGAGGCATCACCGGCACCGATTTCAGCGAAATGTGCCTTTGCTTCTTCCGGTGTCATGTTACGGATTTTGTCGCTTTCAGGCGGGATGTCAAGAACCCGGATGCGGGTACCGTTCTTTGGGGGGGCGAGGACAATACCTTCTTCTGCAGGTTCTCCCGATGCTGGATCAATCGGGGCGGGAGTTGAACGTGTGTTCCAGACTTCGTGGAACATCGGCCCGATTTCACCACCAATTTTTTGAACACGTGGTACTGCTCCATCTTCCTGGATTATTGCACGCCCTTCGGCATTGTGGCCGGTTACAATGCGGCGGACATTTTTGGTGTTCATAAAATTTTCCTTTCCAAATAGGTTACTGTGTTATGCGATCATTCGGCCGAGTACCAGACGCGTTACCAACGCCCCTAACAATACGCCGTACAGGATCTTGAGCATAAAGGCGGCGTGATAGGCGATCAACTCCAGTCCGCTGATCCACAGCATCAGAGCGCACAGTCCACTGCCCAAAAGCGATGCAATGACGGCGTAACGAATTGCATGTTGTACAATCAGGCTAACAGTTGGGCGTGTGCCGGAAAAATCGCTGATTTTCCCCGCACCAACTGCCTTGTGTGTCAGAAGTCCAGGCACCAGGCTGGCCATAAGGCCGATGGCAAAACTCTGCGGCAAAAAGTCGAAGGCATAATTGCCAACGCCCCAGACAGTTACCTGATCATGACCGCCAAATATGCCGAGAAAGAAACCAGCGCTAAAGAGTGAATTGATAATTGCACTGGCTATGATCTCTCGACGTATGTACTTCGCCTTTGTAACTGAGCTACTCATTCATCTTTCCAATTTAGATCGAAGAGATACCGATGATGTTTTTACGAGGTATGACCGCCCAGCGTTTCAGCAAACCAGTCTGCGATATAATCGCGGCCAAACGCCATATTATCGGCACCGACATGCTCGACCCCGCCTTCGCGCGGTGTGAATAGTTTCAATTCGCGGCGTGGACTGTTGGTCAGTTGCTCGTAACTTTGATGGGCGTAATCCACTGAGATCTGTCGGTCTTTTTCGCCGTGGGTGACAAGAAAAGGAACTTTTATCCGTTCCATTGCGCCGTTCAAATGCATATTGGCGCTTTTATCCTGAAAATCATCCATATTCTCGGCACCAAATGCCCACATGACGTGTGCCCAATAATGCGGTACAGGGTTTTCGCCCTCACGTTTCAGCCGTTTCTGCTGCACCTCCGCCCAATTATGGTTGGCGCCCCAGACTGCACCGGAGGCAAAGCGCGGCTCGTATGCGACAGCGCGTGGCGCAAAGTGACCACCAAGGCTGATTCCGGTCATGCCAATACGTTTGGGGTCGACATTTTCCTGTTGTTCCAGCCAGTCGACGGCCTTGGAGGCCCAGCTTTCACTATGCGGGTCGACGGGAAGGTTCTGTAAACGCAGAGCTTCTCCGCTGCCCGGTTGATCGACGCAGAGCGTCGAAATGCCGCGACGCGCCAGTGCTTCCGGCAGCCGGGACCAGTAGAGCAACTCCTTGCAGCTGTCGAGCCCGTTGCAATAAACGACAACCGGCTTTGGCCCGTCACCTGGTGCCCGGGTGAAAAGGGCGGGCATCACACCTTTCCGCAGCGGGATCTCTACCCGCTCCCGATTAATATTACCCAGCTGTGTCGACTTGTCGAATGCGGCGCGGGCTTTGGCATAGGTTTCCTTTCGCCCCGGGTGACCATGGCCCTGCATACGTTCCGCGGTGAACATATAAAGTGACGCGCGCTCAAGTTTGTTGGATGCAGAGAAAGACCTGCCTGCTGCTTCATCTTCATGCGCCAGCTCGATGAGCTTTTCCGACATCTCTGCCCATTTTTGCATGAACTGGGGGGTGCCGGTATCGGCACCGCTGTCGGCGGCTTCCCTGAGTGGCTGGCACATATCTATGATCTCACCAATCTGCGCGCCGCTCTCCATCGCGATTGAAACTGAAAGGTTCCATATGTAGTTCGGAAAATATTCAAAAAGTGCCATTGTTTAAACCTCTCCCGATTTAAACAGGCAGGGATCTGTTTTGGGTTGGGGCATTGTTTGCGGGCCGCCGACGCCAATACCCCACTGATCCATAATCGTAGGCGAAGGTTCATGTACCTTGGCTACATGGTTTTCAAAATCGACCTCTTCCAGTTCTGCTGTGTATTCGACAGCAAAGCCATTTGGTGTTGTGAAATAGCTGAATGTGTTGTTACCGGCAGTGTGTCGGCCCGGTCCCCAGCGTGTTTCGTTTCCGTGCTCTTTAAGGCGGCGCATGCCGCGCATCATGTCATCTACAGAAAGCATATCGTAGGCGACATGGTTGAGGCAGGGCGGCCCGGGCAGAATGGCAAAGCGATGGTGCGCTGAGTTACACCGCAGAAAACACATGAAATCACCCAGCCAGTCGGAGATACGGAAGCCAAGAACGTCAGTGAAAAACTTGATCAGCGTCTGATGGTCGGGCGAATGCAGTACGATATGACTGATTTTTACTGGCACACCTTCCCAGCGCTCCAGGGGACGTTTGTCGAGCCGCTTTACATCGCTGGAGATCTCTAAAGGGAGGCCGTCTGCCGTAAAAAAGCGAAAGCCGTAGCCCCCTCCCGGTGCATCTAGATCACTTGGTTCGTGAATAATCTTGCATCCCGCATCAATTACTTTTTGATGCAATGCTTCTACGTCGGCACGACTATCTGCAGCTAACGCGATAACATCAATGTGATTAGTCTCCGTCTTGCGTAGTCGCACAACATGATGTTCGTCATGACCCTGGGTTTTAAACCAGGCCATATTCTCTTGGGATGCGATCTCTTCGAGACCCCATTGCTCTGTATAAAACTTTCGCTCGGCGTCGAAGTCTTCGACCCCGTAACCGACATAGCGGATTTCTGAAACTCGGTTCATGGTTTAACTTTCTCATTCAAAATAGTGTAAAATTTTCTTTTCGGAATTTGGTCGATTTCCTGTTTGATCAGATCGGTTGCGCCGTGACGTCAAACATCTCCTGGGTGGCCTTGTGGTTGTCGACCAGTGGTCCCTTGCCCAATTGGCCGAAACAGATGGCAAGACTGGCGCGCACGATATAGGCGCAGCGATCAAATCGACGTTGACGATAGGCGTCTAGAGCGGCCTGAATGGTGTCATGTTTCGTTAATTCTTCAGCCAGCACGATGGAGTCCTCAATGGCCATACCCGCACCCTGACCCAGATGCGGCGTCGTTGCATGCACGGCATCACCCAGCAGTACGACCCGGCCCTTGTGCCAGGGGCCTTCTACAAGCATGCCTTCCAGCGGGCGGTAGACAACACCGTTGTCATCTGTGATCTGCTCCCCGAGCTTTCTGATCGCCGGGGCGCAACCGCCAAGTTTTCCGCGCATGGTTTCTGCCAGTCCTTCGCGCGGATAGTGCGGGTTATCGGGCTCCGGTGTGGTTGCATACATATACATCAGTTCCCGACTGATTGGCACCAGGCCTACACCTGTAGGGCCATTGTAGACCTGCAATGCATCAAGTCCCTCAGGGCGCGGGAAATTGTAACGCCAGACGGCCTGTCCGGTGAATTGTGGCGTTTCAGCGTCAGGAAGAATCATCGAGCGGGTTTGCGAATAGACGCCGTCCGCGCCAATGACAAGATCGAAGCTCTCTGTGTCACCGTTCGAAAAATGAACAGTGCAGTGATCGCCGTCATCTTCGATATTTTCTGCGGTAACACCCAGGCGAACTTCCGTCCCTGATGCAATGGCACGGTCCCCCAGCAGCTTGTGTAGCGCCGGCCTTCCGATGCCGAGGTTTGCGGGAATTCCTTCGACCAGGGTCGGTGCCGGAATCCGCGCCACCTGCGTGCCATCGGGAGCGAAAATTTCAACGAAATTGAAACCAACACCGGCCGCAATGTAATCCTGCAAGAGTCCGAGCTGGTCCATTGCCCGGACGGCATTGGCCTGCTGGATGATGCCGACGCCATAGACTGACCAATCGGGGTCTTTTTCAATTACTGTGACTTTGAAACCTTCGCGACGCAGGGCAATGGCCGAGGTCAGTCCCCCAATGCCGCCTCCAATGATGAGTATTTCGAGATTACGCATTATTCAGAATACCTCCAGATCACTGGCAATTATAACCGGGCCATGAAAATGTTTTGAGATGCTGCCCAGGTAGATGAGCTGATCCGCACCAGTTGCTCCAGCTGCGCCGAAATGGGTAACAACAACCGATTTCACACCGGCACGGGCTGCCATTTGTCCGACATCGTCGGGGGACAGGTGATGTGCCGTGAGGTGTTTTTGCACGCCCGCAATTTGCGTCGCATCGGCGCTGCGGCTATTTCGCCGGACCATTTCTACGGTGCGGGGGATATCCATCATTTCAGCGACCAGCATATCAGCATCTTTTGCCAGATCTTCGACAGCTTTGCTCGGGCCGGTATCCCCGGTATAAACAATAGACCTGTCGGGCATGTCAAAACGCAGGGACAAAGACTTGAAATGTTTATCCAGGTCACTGCCCGGTTCAAAACTATAGTGAGTATTTTGGCGAGCCGTTACAGTCATGTCGCCAAGTTTGACGGTGTCTTTGTCGGCGATCTCATGCACCTCGACGGTATCCGCCGGGTTTTCCCATGAGACGCCCGGGATGCCAAAACCCGCGGCGGCTGCAGGGGCCATCGAGGCTGCGATCCCGGAAACCAGTTCTTTTGTGCCGGGCGGCCCGTAAATGGCGAGCTTCCCGGGAACGGATGTCTGGTTCCGCAATCCGAGTACTGCCGCCAGACCACCCGTATGGTCGAAGTGAAGATGGCTCAAAAATACAGCCTTTATCTGTCCCAGGCGTATGCCTGCCTTCGAAAGCTGCTCCGCCGCGCCGTCACCGGCGTCAATCAGATAGGCATCCTTTCCTCTGACAAGCACATTTGCCGGTTGCGAACGATGTGGGTCCGGCACCGGTCCGGCCACCGTGCCCAGTGTGATAAACCGGGACGGTGCGACGGTTGCCATATCAGATGCAGGTGCAGTCTGGGCACCGCAGGGTGCGACGAGTGGCAAAAGAACAGCGATTAAAGCAGGCAACACGCGAGAACTCATCTATCGTCTCCAATCAGAAGTTTACAGTGCCACGCAAACCAAAAGTTCGCGGCGGTTGATAAGTAGAAGATGCTACATTTCCTGCACCAAGCTGATAGGTTACGGGCACAGCTTCGTTTGTCAGGTTTCGCGCATATGCGGTTACCGACCAGGTGCCATCACCAGGGGACAGGTTCAAAGATGCATCCAAAGTCACATCGCTTCCACTATTGCCGGTTGGCAAGTAGTTAAATCCGATAACCCGGTCACTGCGATAGCGCCCATCAACAGTACCGACCAGTTCAAAATCGCCAAGAAGAAGTGTCTGCTGAATTCCAATATTAATCGTCCAGTCCGGAGAGTTCAAAGCATCACGTCCTGAGCAATCAATGATGAAACTGCGCTCAGGCGACATGACCTGAGTGGCATCGCAACCAGTTACCGGCGTCAGAAAGTTTGGCGGATCAGTTTCGTCAGACAAATCGACCTGATCATAAACGAAGCTATCATATTTCGCATCAAGGTACTGCACGGCACCGCGTATCAGGGTATTTTCAGCCACAAGAAACTGGAAATCGACATCCACTCCCTTAATCGTTGATTTGCCGACATTGCGAGTATAGAAAGCGTTGTTCCCTTCTGTATCGACCCCCAGAGCGGCGAGCTGCTGTCCTCTGTATTTCCAGTAGAAAAGTTCGATATTCAACTCCAGGCGGTTGTCGAGGAATCGGTTTTTCGAGCCTATCGTATAGGCGTCGATGAACTCTGGTTCATAGTCTTCACGACCAATGGTGATGTTGAAGCCGCCTGCGCGAAAACCGGTCTCGAAACTTGCGTAAAGCAGGTTATCCTGCGTCACATCATACTCAACTGCGGCACGCCAGGTAACCTCCTGGTCTCCTGACGATTGTTGGATCGCATACGGTGTTACCGAAAGGATGGCCCCGGGCGCCCCGTCTATGAACGGACCATAGGGATATACGCCTGCGATCGGATTGCCGTCAAATGGTGTCCGGAAAGGTTGAAATAATGATGGGTCAAGGCCATTGATCGTA belongs to Emcibacter sp. and includes:
- a CDS encoding FAD-dependent oxidoreductase, translating into MRNLEILIIGGGIGGLTSAIALRREGFKVTVIEKDPDWSVYGVGIIQQANAVRAMDQLGLLQDYIAAGVGFNFVEIFAPDGTQVARIPAPTLVEGIPANLGIGRPALHKLLGDRAIASGTEVRLGVTAENIEDDGDHCTVHFSNGDTESFDLVIGADGVYSQTRSMILPDAETPQFTGQAVWRYNFPRPEGLDALQVYNGPTGVGLVPISRELMYMYATTPEPDNPHYPREGLAETMRGKLGGCAPAIRKLGEQITDDNGVVYRPLEGMLVEGPWHKGRVVLLGDAVHATTPHLGQGAGMAIEDSIVLAEELTKHDTIQAALDAYRQRRFDRCAYIVRASLAICFGQLGKGPLVDNHKATQEMFDVTAQPI
- a CDS encoding glutathione S-transferase family protein; translated protein: MSETTIYFAPGTCARVSLIALEETGVKFQLHTIAFMAGEHRKPEFLALNPKGKVPALAIEGALLTENIAILTYLADRFPEAKLLPEARNAIERSIQLADLSFCASTLHPIVTRIRMSPIFAGPENARAVWEKGCQAMDDNFALIDKRLSNNQWWYGDQWSVLDAYLNWVFFRVSGARYNTERYPNFERHAAQMQNRPAVRQALKKERAAEDHLKERGLLFTPPDPTDYT
- a CDS encoding cupin domain-containing protein, which codes for MNTKNVRRIVTGHNAEGRAIIQEDGAVPRVQKIGGEIGPMFHEVWNTRSTPAPIDPASGEPAEEGIVLAPPKNGTRIRVLDIPPESDKIRNMTPEEAKAHFAEIGAGDASSHSGEGSRHAFMHRTETIDYGIVLEGELVLIMDEGETTVRTGDIVVQRGTNHGWANRSDKNCRIVFILIDGKFDETLQS
- a CDS encoding fumarylacetoacetate hydrolase family protein gives rise to the protein MRLFTYKDDSPDGALALVSADGKRMIDAQSVAPSLLEAISDWENLRADLSKLAEQLDAGEGQPLPATGISAPLPRSWQWLDGSAFSTHGELMQIAFKLPPIESDRPLMYQGMSDRFYGPCDDIPFLDMAHGIDFEGEFGVIVDFVPMGTSAREALDHIKLVVQINDWSLRAIAPIEMKTGFGWVQAKPACSMAPFAVTPDELGEGWRDGRVCLDLEIDWNGKRFGAANGRAMDFGFHELVAHAAATRDLVAGTIIGSGTVSNRNYAEVGSSCISERRAIEIIAEGEASTPFMTFGDSIRMEGRTADGRSPFGVIEQKVVSL
- a CDS encoding NAD-dependent epimerase/dehydratase family protein produces the protein MRLAITGAAGFIGRAVADHIGANNFTGEVRLIDSNLNQIRNKQVPGFEYLEIDLIQKGALEKALEGVDRLLHLAALPGAAAEENPDLSQQVNLDLPLDMFARMNGRRLVYASSIAVYGNCFPDLVDDTTAPQPTSVYGTHKRMVELAFSDAIRRNVIKGVAVRLPGIVARPPSAEGFGSAFLSDIFHAVRAGENYVVPVAPEATSWLMSSKICALNLAHALLSDFTENDAITLSAVHTSLSQLACEAAKYGNADKITYKEDTNTRRLFGSHPPLNAQKSKILGFQDDVSVSTLVDNVMNGQSTGSQYK
- a CDS encoding alpha/beta hydrolase family protein; translated protein: MALFEYFPNYIWNLSVSIAMESGAQIGEIIDMCQPLREAADSGADTGTPQFMQKWAEMSEKLIELAHEDEAAGRSFSASNKLERASLYMFTAERMQGHGHPGRKETYAKARAAFDKSTQLGNINRERVEIPLRKGVMPALFTRAPGDGPKPVVVYCNGLDSCKELLYWSRLPEALARRGISTLCVDQPGSGEALRLQNLPVDPHSESWASKAVDWLEQQENVDPKRIGMTGISLGGHFAPRAVAYEPRFASGAVWGANHNWAEVQQKRLKREGENPVPHYWAHVMWAFGAENMDDFQDKSANMHLNGAMERIKVPFLVTHGEKDRQISVDYAHQSYEQLTNSPRRELKLFTPREGGVEHVGADNMAFGRDYIADWFAETLGGHTS
- a CDS encoding MBL fold metallo-hydrolase; the encoded protein is MSSRVLPALIAVLLPLVAPCGAQTAPASDMATVAPSRFITLGTVAGPVPDPHRSQPANVLVRGKDAYLIDAGDGAAEQLSKAGIRLGQIKAVFLSHLHFDHTGGLAAVLGLRNQTSVPGKLAIYGPPGTKELVSGIAASMAPAAAAGFGIPGVSWENPADTVEVHEIADKDTVKLGDMTVTARQNTHYSFEPGSDLDKHFKSLSLRFDMPDRSIVYTGDTGPSKAVEDLAKDADMLVAEMMDIPRTVEMVRRNSRSADATQIAGVQKHLTAHHLSPDDVGQMAARAGVKSVVVTHFGAAGATGADQLIYLGSISKHFHGPVIIASDLEVF
- a CDS encoding VOC family protein; translated protein: MNRVSEIRYVGYGVEDFDAERKFYTEQWGLEEIASQENMAWFKTQGHDEHHVVRLRKTETNHIDVIALAADSRADVEALHQKVIDAGCKIIHEPSDLDAPGGGYGFRFFTADGLPLEISSDVKRLDKRPLERWEGVPVKISHIVLHSPDHQTLIKFFTDVLGFRISDWLGDFMCFLRCNSAHHRFAILPGPPCLNHVAYDMLSVDDMMRGMRRLKEHGNETRWGPGRHTAGNNTFSYFTTPNGFAVEYTAELEEVDFENHVAKVHEPSPTIMDQWGIGVGGPQTMPQPKTDPCLFKSGEV